Proteins encoded together in one Chryseobacterium sp. G0201 window:
- a CDS encoding RNA polymerase sigma factor RpoD/SigA, with product MRQLKITKQVTNRETASLDKYLQEIGKVELITADEEVDLAQRIRAGDRAALEKLIKANLRFVVSVSKQYQNQGLSLPDLINEGNLGLMKAAKRYDETRGFKFISYAVWWIRQSILQALAEQSRIVRLPLNKIGSINKINKAYAHLEQENERPPSPEELAEVLDMSEEDIKESMKNSGRHLSMDAPLVEGEDSNLYDVLRSGESPSPDKDLMLESLQIEIERALNTLTPREADLVRLYFGLNGKHPMTLEEIGETFDLTRERVRQIKEKAIKRLKHNTRSKILKSYLGK from the coding sequence ATGAGACAATTAAAAATCACTAAGCAGGTAACCAACAGGGAAACTGCTTCATTAGACAAGTATTTGCAGGAAATTGGTAAAGTGGAACTGATTACTGCGGACGAAGAAGTAGATTTGGCACAAAGAATACGTGCGGGCGACAGAGCTGCACTGGAGAAATTAATCAAGGCCAACCTTCGTTTCGTAGTTTCCGTATCTAAACAATACCAAAATCAAGGTCTTTCTTTACCTGATTTAATTAATGAAGGTAACTTAGGATTGATGAAAGCGGCAAAAAGGTATGATGAAACTAGAGGTTTCAAATTTATCTCTTATGCGGTTTGGTGGATTCGTCAGTCGATTTTACAGGCTTTGGCAGAACAGTCAAGAATTGTAAGATTGCCGTTGAATAAAATTGGTTCCATCAACAAGATCAACAAAGCATATGCTCACTTAGAACAAGAAAACGAAAGACCTCCTTCTCCGGAAGAATTGGCTGAAGTTCTTGATATGAGCGAGGAAGATATTAAAGAATCTATGAAAAACTCCGGAAGACACTTGTCTATGGATGCACCTCTAGTTGAAGGTGAAGATTCTAATCTTTATGATGTATTACGTTCAGGAGAATCTCCAAGTCCAGATAAAGATCTAATGCTTGAATCTCTTCAAATTGAAATTGAAAGAGCATTAAATACTTTGACTCCAAGAGAGGCTGACTTAGTAAGATTATACTTCGGATTAAACGGAAAACATCCAATGACTTTAGAGGAAATTGGTGAAACTTTCGATCTTACAAGAGAGAGAGTCCGTCAGATCAAAGAAAAAGCAATTAAGAGACTAAAGCATAATACCAGAAGCAAGATCCTGAAATCTTATTTAGGTAAATAA